Proteins encoded in a region of the Diabrotica undecimpunctata isolate CICGRU chromosome 10, icDiaUnde3, whole genome shotgun sequence genome:
- the LOC140451638 gene encoding uncharacterized protein, with amino-acid sequence MEDLKKKRKPLKAKITRIANWLLENADAETDGLQFQLRHTELKTCYLKYEDVMDQIEEIDETDSETEDRVLMEEKYFSTLAGLQHKMKALKLPSHSLISNDTPPTVATAKVRLPEITMQVFSGNFADWNAFYQLFETLIINNVELNNVQKFIYLKSFLKNEPLHLIENIEVVEENFRIAVDTLKNRYENKSRVISLHIQKLLKAPSLAKSNAKSLREFLTLCKQTLLALKNMSVPIEHWDLLLIEERFNFVKGKKLCWNCLGNKHFSQDCNSSRSCSICKKRHHSLLHSTSENVSSSRNTNRQYFSIDRNAQAPKHSQGSSSRVAYTSTPPSYNAHAQNEASTSSFKPPLEVQNTTDSHTATSLSALSVKTDVLLATALVTVYSKDGKPMHARALLDNGSQHSFISRDLVEKLNLTPYFKQLQISTISENTSMSSQMINIEFFPYNVKDRSFKKTSFAVLDSITCRLPKATLDRSKINVPPNLTLADPSYSVPGKIDLLLAGDIYSELLTDGFIRLGKNLPILQNTHLGYVIFGTIPPHVFHRSSNLAISQSNVSLFVQSESEENNLDKLIQQFFEIEEVPHVSKLTPDEELAEQIFNKTTRILPSGRFQVNLPLVCENAHKKLGESFKVALKRFINLENRLLKNENTYAQYKSFISEYLFLEHARIVPLSLTNENLENKYFLPHHCVVKEESLTTKLRVVFDGSMKSSSSYSLNDILLKGPTLQPELFDILLRFRLYSFVFTTDIQKMYRQVKINPDQTFLLNILWRDSPEKDIECLELQTVTYGTKSASFQSTRCLMELANTHQTEYPLATDALQNNCYIDDILYGANDEQTLLKAHKELTSLLGTACISLHKWCSNSDSFLKNISSLSSNSSYVIAPDNCSNKVLGLCWNPVLDTFSISLPDFTLKNSYTKREVLSMIAQIFDPQGLINPVTVVAKLIMQNIWISKISWNDTIDADTLHEWLSFISSLSYFKDLSIPRCLFLSQEITGVEIHSFSDASLKAYGACIYLRVTYKLEQVSCSLLASKSRVAPLKPLTLPRLELMGALLCSKLTAKIANIVKEKLSQLDSINMWSDSEIVLAWLRSHPSRWTQFVANRVAQILDNSPNAHWRHVRSKENPADILSRGMLPSELINSSLWFHVPPFLNQLRLDLLKYNPKGYTSKLPEERKIILHARNDQIDFFTSLSDRFSNFSKFVRTLAYMFRFANNAKPLSRKLTNTLEVSELQNAELKIIKMLQYSNFSSEISELKKGKTLSNKCLLPLNPFLDENEMLRVGGRLRNSDVTFDQRYPLLLPSKNRVVRLILHREHVRLCHSGPQNTLSQIRLKYWPLNGLREVKKVTHQCMVCFKFRAKPATQIMADLPKERLNSSRVFAHVGLDFGGPFQIKSSNLRKAPLFDSSCSY; translated from the exons ATGGAAGATctcaaaaagaagagaaaaccactgaAGGCCAAAATTACCAGAATAGCGAACTGGTTACTAGAAAACGCAGATGCAGAAACTGACGGTCTCCAGTTTCAACTCAGACACACCGAATTGAAAACATGTTATCTGAAATATGAAGACGTGATGGATCAGATTGAAGAAATCGATGAAACCGATTCTGAAACAGAAGACAGGGTACTGATGGAGGAAAAATACTTTTCTACACTAGCTGGACTGCAGCATAAGATGAAAGCTTTAAAGTTACCCTCCCACTCGCTCATCTCAAACGATACTCCACCAACTGTAGCCACTGCTAAGGTTAGGTTGCCGGAAATTACGATGCAGGTATTCTCAGGAAACTTCGCCGATTGGAACGCGTTTTATCAGCTATTTGAAACGCTAATAATCAATAATGTAGAGCTAAACAATGTGCAAAAATTTATATATCTGAAATCTTTCTTAAAAAATGAACCTTTACATTTGATAGAAAATATAGAAGTTGTAGAAGAAAATTTCCGGATCGCTGTGGACACGCTTAAGAATAGATACGAAAATAAATCGCGTGTGATTAGTTTACACATCCAAAAATTGTTAAAGGCTCCATCTTTAGCTAAAAGTAACGCAAAATCATTACGAGAATTTTTAACTCTTTGTAAACAAACTTTACTTGCTCTTAAAAATATGTCTGTACCTATCGAACATTGGGATTTACTATTGATCgaa GAaagatttaattttgtaaaaggtAAGAAACTTTGTTGGAATTGTTTgggtaataaacatttttctcaAGATTGCAACTCTTCACGCTCATGTAGTATATGTAAGAAAAGACATCACTCGCTCTTGCATAGTACCTCTGAAAATGTCTCTTCCTCTAGGAACACGAATAGGCAATATTTCTCTATTGATCGCAATGCTCAAGCTCCCAAACATTCTCAAGGCTCTTCCAGTCGTGTTGCTTACACATCTACTCCGCCCTCTTATAATGCTCATGCCCAAAACGAAGCTTCTACCAGTTCGTTCAAACCTCCTTTAGAAGTACAAAATACTACAGATTCTCATACAGCCACTTCTCTCTCTGCTTTATCAGTTAAAACTGATGTATTGTTGGCTACCGCTTTAGTGACAGTGTATTCTAAAGATGGCAAACCTATGCATGCCAGGGCGCTCCTAGATAATGGGAGTCAACATTCGTTCATTTCTCGTGATTTGGTTGAGAAGTTAAACCTCACCCCTTATTTTAAACAGTTACAGATATCAACCATATCCGAAAACACCTCAATGTCAAGTCAAATGATTAACATAGAATTTTTTCCCTATAATGTGAAGgatagaagtttcaaaaaaacttcttttgctgtACTTGATAGTATAACCTGTAGGCTTCCTAAAGCTACCCTAGAtagaagcaaaataaatgttccaCCTAATCTCACTCTCGCAGATCCCTCGTACTCTGTTCCCggtaaaattgatttgcttctaGCTGGCGACATCTATAGCGAATTATTGACTGATGGATTCATTCGTTTAGGAAAGAATCTTCCCATTCTTCAGAATACCCACTTAGGTTATGTTATTTTTGGTACTATTCCCCCTCATGTCTTTCATCGGAGTTCAAACTTGGCTATTTCTCAGTCAAATGTTTCTCTCTTTGTTCAGTCCGAATCCGAAGAGAATAATTTAGATAAATTGATACAACAATTTTTCGAAATTGAAGAAGTTCCCCACGTTAGTAAATTAACCCCCGATGAGGAATTGGCtgaacaaatatttaataaaaccactcgTATTTTACCTTCGGGTCGTTTTCAAGTAAACCTACCACTTGTCTGCGAAAATGCGCATAAAAAATTAGGTGAATCTTTTAAAGTAGCTTTAAAGAGatttattaatttagaaaataggctcttaaaaaatgaaaatacataCGCTCAATATAAGTCGTTCATTAGTGAATATCTTTTTCTCGAACATGCTAGAATAGTCCCTCTCTCTCTTACTAatgaaaatttagaaaataaatattttctcccGCATCACTGTGTAGTAAAGGAAGAATCCTTAACAACAAAACTTAGGGTTGTTTTCGATGGTTCGATGAAAAGCTCTAGTAGTTACTCGTTAAATGATATCCTACTCAAAGGTCCCACTCTTCAACCGGAACTTTTTGATATTTTGCTACGCTTTCGATTATATTCCTTTGTTTTCACAACTGATATACAAAAGATGTACAGACAGGTTAAAATCAATCCTGATCAAACCTTTCTGTTAAACATACTTTGGCGTGACTCCCCGGAAAAAGATATTGAGTGCCTGGAATTGCAAACAGTTACATATGGAACTAAAAGCGCCAGTTTTCAGAGTACTCGCTGTTTAATGGAACTGGCAAATACTCATCAAACTGAATATCCCCTGGCCACTGACgctcttcaaaataattgttatatTGATGACATTCTCTACGGTGCTAATGATGAGCAAACTCTCCTCAAAGCTCACAAGGAATTAACTAGTTTACTTGGAACAGcatgtatttctctacataaatggTGTTCTAACTCGGACTCGTTTCTAAAAAACATTTCTTCTCTCTCTTCAAACTCTTCTTATGTCATAGCTCCAGATAATTGCTCTAATAAGGTTTTAGGTTTATGCTGGAATCCTGTTCTTGACACGTTTTCAATCTCTCTTCCAGATTTCACCCTAAAGAACTCATACACTAAGAGAGAAGTACTGTCAATGATTGCCCAAATATTTGATCCTCAAGGTCTTATTAATCCCGTTACAGTTGTCGCTAAGCTTataatgcaaaatatttggaTTTCCAAAATCAGTTGGAACGATACCATTGACGCAGATACGTTACATGAATGGCTAAGTTTTATTAGCAGTCTCTCTTATTTTAAGGACTTAAGTATACCTAGATGTCTCTTTTTAAGTCAAGAAATCACTGGTGTTGAGATTCACTCATTCTCAGATGCAAGTTTAAAGGCTTATGGAGCTTGTATCTACTTACGTGTGACCTATAAATTAGAACAGGTGTCTTGTTCCCTTCTAGCATCTAAGAGTCGCGTTGCTCCGTTAAAACCCTTGACCCTTCCAAGATTGGAACTCATGGGTGCTCTATTGTGTAGTAAACTCACAGCAAAGATTGCTAATATTGTTAAAGAAAAGTTATCTCAATTAgactctataaatatgtggtcggATTCAGAAATTGTTCTCGCTTGGCTTCGTTCACATCCTTCTCGTTGGACCCAATTTGTAGCAAATAGGGTTGCACAAATTTTAGATAATTCTCCTAATGCTCACTGGAGGCATGTACGATCCAAAGAGAATCCTGCCGACATACTCTCCCGAGGAATGCTACCCTCTGAATTAATAAATTCGTCCTTATGGTTTCATGTTCCTCCATTTTTAAATCAACTTCGGTTGGATTTATTGAAATACAACCCAAAGGGGTATACTTCCAAGTTGCCTGAAGAAAGGAAAATCATTCTCCACGCTCGAAATGATCAAATAGATTTCTTCACCTCACTTTCTGATAGGTTCtccaatttttcaaagtttgtaaGAACTTTAGCCTATATGTTTAGATTTGCTAATAATGCTAAACCGCTTTCTCGCAAGTTAACTAATACCCTTGAAGTCAGCGAACTTCAAAACGCTGAACTTAAGATTATTAAGATGCTTCAGTATTCCAACTTCTCGAGTGAGATTTCTGAGCTTAAGAAAGGTAAAACTCTATCTAATAAGTGTCTTTTACCCCTAAATCCCTTTTTGGATGAGAATGAAATGCTCCGGGTGGGAGGTCGCCTCAGAAACTCAGACGTTACCTTTGATCAAAGATACCCTCTTCTCCTCCCCTCAAAAAATCGTGTAGTTCGTCTCATCCTCCACAGAGAACATGTCAGACTCTGTCACTCAGGTCCTCAAAATACTTTGTCACAAATTCGTCTCAAATATTGGCCTTTAAATGGACTACGAGAAGTCAAGAAGGTCACTCACCAATGTATGGTTTGTTTTAAGTTTCGTGCCAAACCCGCTACCCAGATCATGGCAGATCTACCAAAAGAACGTTTAAACTCCTCTCGAGTGTTCGCTCACGTCGGATTAGATTTTGGCGGCCCCTTTCAGATAAAGTCTTCCAACCTTCGTAAGGCTCCTTTATTCGACTCGAGCTGTTCATATTGA